A part of Agromyces protaetiae genomic DNA contains:
- a CDS encoding ribbon-helix-helix domain-containing protein — MKVSVSLDEADVAFLDADVERGVYESRSAAVAASIRLLRERELTQSYLEEFQEWGESGEADAWDAASGDGLVSK; from the coding sequence ATGAAGGTCAGCGTGAGTCTCGACGAGGCGGATGTTGCATTCCTTGACGCCGATGTAGAACGCGGCGTCTACGAGTCTCGCTCAGCCGCAGTCGCGGCGTCCATCCGCTTGCTTCGGGAGCGCGAACTCACTCAGAGCTATCTCGAGGAGTTCCAGGAGTGGGGCGAGTCGGGCGAGGCCGACGCGTGGGATGCTGCGTCGGGCGACGGACTGGTCTCCAAGTGA
- a CDS encoding type II toxin-antitoxin system PemK/MazF family toxin, protein MLVELDPHRGAEQGKTRPAVIVSNDGANAAAARSDYGVITVVPLTSNVRTIRPYQALIPRDRSGLPVDSKAQTEQVRSISTERVVNAIGWLDAELMAEVDEALRVHLSL, encoded by the coding sequence GTGCTCGTCGAACTCGATCCGCATCGCGGTGCGGAGCAGGGGAAGACCCGACCGGCGGTGATCGTCAGCAATGATGGGGCAAATGCTGCCGCAGCGCGATCCGACTACGGCGTCATCACGGTTGTGCCGCTCACGAGCAACGTACGCACCATCCGGCCCTATCAAGCGTTGATTCCTCGTGACCGGAGTGGACTGCCCGTCGACTCGAAGGCTCAGACCGAGCAGGTGAGAAGCATCTCGACCGAGCGCGTGGTGAACGCGATCGGGTGGCTCGACGCCGAACTCATGGCCGAAGTCGATGAGGCGCTTCGCGTGCACCTATCGCTGTAG
- a CDS encoding type I restriction endonuclease subunit R: protein MGIEHERAFEDEICEYLGSHGWIYESDPAQGYDKARALFPADVLAWLEATQPVEYAKAVRPEASEADRIKAEQQLLDRLVKTLDTPLDAGGGTLNVLRRGFKKTPATFAMAEFKPATSLNQAANERYAAMRLRVMRQVYYSSKNTQSIDLVLFVNGLPVATIELKTDNTQSLDDAIAQYRQHRDPKGEPLLGFANRCLVHFAVSNDEVAMTTRLNGKSTHFLPFNLGRDGGKGNPVNPSGAASAYLWERVLHRDAWLHIIGRLLHLEKKTSTDPITGAVTKSTALLFPRFHQWELVTELLDTVKHEGPGHRYLVQHSAGSGKTNSIAWLAHGLSSLHDDDDRKVFDTVIVVTDRTVLDDQLQTAIKQIEGVGGTVATINADEVRKAGEEVTSKSGLLAKELLSGKLIVIVTMQTFPFALAAIRETKGLSDRRFAIIADEAHSSQTGRVSQKLRQVLTAEEQADLADGGEIDSEAVLASEMEARATSPNLSFFAFTATPKAKTLELFGRVPSNAASVGDATPQPFHVYSMQQAIEEGYILDVLKNYTTYDTAFQIAEKSKRHLEAVDLVDESEATKGLMRWVSLHPTNIGQKVQIIVEHYRENVRHLLDGHAKAMVVTSSREHAVRYKEAIDAYISKKSYPIATLVAFSGSLTADQAPGVAFAGVVPPFTEANLNRGLRGRTLPVAFASDDFQLLLVANKYQTGFDQPLLCAMYVDKRLSGVTAVQTLSRLNRTYPSAGKDTTYVLDFVNDPREILDSFLPYYRTAELTETTDPDLVHDVVAKLDVAAIYTDAEVEAFAVAFLAEARHSAHTAPLKAAADRFNTRYASAVATDDKAAIDELDLFRKDVGSFIRLYDFLSQIVDYGDTSLEKRSLYLRLLLPRLTGRVSNDPIDFSAVELTHIKQARSGDHSIDLSAGEAKALRPAGEAGSGTARDPRLARLAEILSRINELFADEDFNASAIESWVQGVVTVLAENPQIRTQAAANTTTQFVESPDLSNAVTDAVLGNQTNQNEIVDFYFGRPEVQIELVKRFGELVHENLRIEREERLDGEAAG, encoded by the coding sequence ATGGGCATCGAGCACGAGCGGGCGTTCGAAGACGAGATCTGCGAGTATCTCGGCTCCCACGGCTGGATCTACGAGTCCGACCCGGCGCAAGGGTACGACAAAGCTCGCGCCCTCTTCCCCGCCGATGTGCTCGCCTGGCTCGAGGCCACCCAACCCGTCGAGTACGCGAAAGCGGTGCGCCCCGAGGCATCCGAAGCCGATCGAATCAAGGCCGAGCAGCAACTCCTCGATCGCCTCGTGAAGACGCTCGACACACCGCTCGACGCGGGCGGCGGTACGCTCAACGTCCTGCGCCGTGGGTTCAAGAAGACGCCCGCGACGTTCGCGATGGCCGAGTTCAAGCCCGCGACCTCACTCAACCAGGCCGCGAACGAGCGGTACGCGGCGATGCGCCTACGCGTGATGCGCCAGGTCTACTATTCGTCGAAGAACACGCAGTCGATTGACCTTGTGCTGTTCGTCAACGGCCTGCCGGTCGCGACGATCGAGCTCAAGACCGACAACACGCAGTCGCTGGACGACGCGATCGCCCAGTACCGGCAGCACCGCGATCCGAAGGGCGAGCCGCTGCTCGGATTTGCGAACCGATGCCTCGTGCACTTCGCCGTCTCGAACGACGAAGTCGCGATGACGACACGTTTGAACGGCAAGTCGACCCACTTCCTGCCGTTCAATCTCGGGCGCGATGGGGGCAAGGGCAATCCGGTCAACCCGTCGGGCGCGGCATCCGCCTATCTCTGGGAGCGCGTGCTGCACCGCGACGCATGGCTGCACATCATCGGGCGCCTCCTTCACCTCGAGAAGAAGACGAGCACGGACCCCATCACGGGCGCGGTCACGAAGTCGACGGCGCTCCTCTTCCCGAGATTCCATCAGTGGGAGCTCGTCACGGAACTGCTCGACACGGTCAAGCACGAGGGTCCGGGACATCGCTATCTCGTGCAGCACTCCGCGGGCTCGGGCAAGACGAACTCGATCGCGTGGCTCGCACACGGATTGTCGAGCCTGCACGATGACGACGATCGCAAGGTGTTCGACACCGTCATCGTGGTGACCGACCGCACCGTGCTCGACGACCAACTGCAGACGGCGATCAAGCAGATCGAAGGGGTTGGCGGAACCGTCGCGACGATCAACGCCGATGAGGTGCGCAAAGCCGGCGAAGAGGTCACGTCGAAGTCAGGACTCTTGGCGAAGGAGCTCCTGAGCGGCAAACTCATCGTCATCGTCACGATGCAGACCTTCCCGTTCGCGCTCGCGGCGATCCGTGAGACGAAGGGCCTCTCCGACCGACGCTTCGCGATCATCGCCGACGAGGCGCACTCGTCCCAGACCGGTCGCGTCTCGCAGAAGCTGCGTCAGGTGCTCACCGCCGAAGAACAGGCCGACCTTGCGGACGGCGGCGAGATCGACAGCGAAGCCGTGCTCGCTTCTGAGATGGAAGCGCGCGCGACATCCCCCAATCTGTCCTTCTTCGCGTTCACTGCGACCCCGAAGGCGAAGACCCTCGAACTCTTCGGACGCGTACCGAGCAACGCGGCGAGCGTCGGCGACGCGACCCCGCAGCCGTTCCACGTCTACTCGATGCAGCAGGCGATCGAAGAGGGCTACATCCTCGACGTCCTGAAGAACTACACGACCTACGACACCGCATTCCAGATCGCCGAGAAGTCGAAGCGTCACCTCGAAGCGGTCGACCTGGTGGATGAATCGGAGGCCACCAAGGGCCTCATGCGGTGGGTGTCGCTCCACCCGACGAACATCGGCCAGAAGGTGCAGATCATCGTCGAGCACTACCGCGAGAACGTGCGGCACCTGCTCGACGGGCACGCGAAGGCGATGGTCGTCACCAGTTCGCGTGAACACGCCGTGCGGTATAAGGAGGCCATCGACGCGTACATCTCGAAGAAGAGCTACCCGATCGCCACGCTCGTCGCGTTCTCGGGGAGTCTCACCGCCGACCAAGCGCCCGGAGTCGCGTTCGCAGGCGTCGTGCCGCCTTTCACAGAAGCGAACCTCAACCGCGGGCTCCGTGGCCGCACGCTCCCCGTCGCGTTCGCCTCGGATGACTTCCAACTCCTCCTCGTCGCGAACAAGTACCAGACCGGCTTCGACCAGCCGCTGCTCTGCGCGATGTACGTCGACAAGCGGCTCTCCGGAGTGACCGCGGTGCAGACGCTCTCCCGCCTCAACCGCACGTATCCGTCGGCCGGCAAAGACACGACCTATGTGCTCGACTTCGTGAACGACCCGCGGGAGATCCTCGACTCGTTCCTGCCCTACTACCGCACCGCCGAACTGACCGAGACGACCGACCCCGACCTCGTGCACGACGTCGTCGCGAAGCTCGACGTCGCGGCGATCTACACCGACGCCGAGGTCGAAGCGTTCGCCGTCGCGTTCCTCGCCGAAGCGCGCCACAGCGCTCACACTGCACCGCTCAAAGCAGCAGCCGATCGATTCAACACGCGCTACGCGAGCGCGGTAGCCACCGACGACAAGGCCGCGATCGACGAGCTCGACCTCTTCCGCAAGGACGTGGGCTCGTTCATCCGCCTGTACGATTTCCTCTCCCAGATCGTCGACTACGGCGACACGAGCCTCGAGAAGCGCTCGCTCTACCTTCGGCTGTTGCTCCCCCGGCTGACCGGCCGTGTGTCGAACGACCCCATCGATTTCTCGGCCGTCGAGCTCACACACATCAAGCAGGCTCGGTCGGGCGATCACAGCATCGATCTGAGTGCCGGGGAGGCCAAGGCACTCAGGCCTGCGGGCGAAGCAGGATCGGGGACGGCACGGGACCCGCGTCTCGCGCGGCTCGCCGAGATCCTCTCGCGGATCAACGAACTGTTCGCGGATGAAGACTTCAACGCGTCGGCGATCGAGTCGTGGGTCCAGGGCGTCGTCACCGTGCTCGCCGAGAACCCCCAGATCCGCACGCAGGCGGCCGCGAACACGACGACGCAGTTCGTCGAGTCGCCCGACCTCAGCAATGCCGTGACCGACGCCGTGCTCGGCAACCAGACGAACCAGAACGAGATCGTCGACTTCTACTTCGGTCGCCCCGAAGTGCAGATCGAACTCGTCAAGCGGTTCGGGGAACTCGTCCATGAGAACCTGCGCATCGAACGTGAGGAGCGGCTCGACGGCGAAGCGGCCGGCTGA